A single region of the Vicia villosa cultivar HV-30 ecotype Madison, WI linkage group LG4, Vvil1.0, whole genome shotgun sequence genome encodes:
- the LOC131595354 gene encoding protein PHR1-LIKE 2-like isoform X1 has product MYPRLIHPHDGIVGQDDLQSGVAAVNHKGDPCLVLTADPKPRLRWTQDLHERFVDAVTQLGGPSKATPKAIMRTMNVKGLTLFHLKSHLQKYRLGKQSGKDIGEGCKDGMTGSYLLESPGTDNSSPKLPTSDTNEGYEIKEALRAQMEVQSKLHLQVEAEKHLQIRQDAERRYMAMLERACKMLADQFIGASVIDTDNQKFQGIENKAPRAPLVDPLGFYSLPSTETAGVNVPEEEIPPTIPPQRADCSTESCLTSHESSGGLTLEGSPGAGKRRMLGMESMAAPLIWSEAKMKAQAINIGQGNHHLGITRYGM; this is encoded by the exons ATGTATCCTAGATTGATACACCCCCATGATGGAATTGTTGGACAAGATGATCTGCAATCTGGTGTTGCTGCTGTCAATCATAAGGGTGATCCTTGTCTTGTTTTGACTGCTGATCCAAAGCCTCGTCTTCGCTGGACTCAAGACCTCCATGAGCGGTTTGTTGATGCTGTTACTCAGCTTGGAGGTCCCAGTA AAGCTACGCCAAAAGCAATCATGCGGACAATGAACGTCAAGGGTTTAACTCTATTTCATTTAAAGAGTCATCTTCAG AAATACAGACTTGGTAAGCAATCAGGAAAAGATATAGGGGAGGGATGCAAAGATG GGATGACAGGTTCCTATCTTTTAGAAAGCCCTGGCACTGATAACTCATCTCCAAAGTTACCTACATCCGATACAAACGA GGGTTACGAAATCAAGGAGGCGTTAAGAGCACAGATGGAAGTGCAAAGTAAATTACATTTGCAAGTGGAG GCAGAGAAGCACTTGCAAATCCGTCAGGACGCAGAGCGAAGATACATGGCTATGCTTGAAAGAGCTTGCAAGATGCTGGCTGATCAATTTATAGGTGCTTCTGTTATAGACACAGACAACCAAAAGTTCCAAGGAATTGAAAATAAAGCACCAAGAGCTCCCTTGGTTGACCCTCTTGGCTTTTATTCCTTGCCGTCTACTGAGACAGCCGGAGTGAATGTTCCTGAAGAAGAAATTCCTCCAACCATCCCACCCCAAAGAGCCGATTGCTCAACCGAAAGTTGTTTAACATCGCACGAGAGCTCTGGAGGATTGACTCTAGAAGGATCTCCAGGTGCGGGGAAAAGAAGAATGCTAGGCATGGAGTCAATGGCGGCGCCTTTGATTTGGAGTGAAGCAAAGATGAAAGCTCAAGCCATCAATATAGGTCAAGGTAATCATCATCTTGGAATAACTAGGTATGGCATGTAA
- the LOC131595354 gene encoding protein PHR1-LIKE 3-like isoform X2 → MYPRLIHPHDGIVGQDDLQSGVAAVNHKGDPCLVLTADPKPRLRWTQDLHERFVDAVTQLGGPSKATPKAIMRTMNVKGLTLFHLKSHLQKYRLGMTGSYLLESPGTDNSSPKLPTSDTNEGYEIKEALRAQMEVQSKLHLQVEAEKHLQIRQDAERRYMAMLERACKMLADQFIGASVIDTDNQKFQGIENKAPRAPLVDPLGFYSLPSTETAGVNVPEEEIPPTIPPQRADCSTESCLTSHESSGGLTLEGSPGAGKRRMLGMESMAAPLIWSEAKMKAQAINIGQGNHHLGITRYGM, encoded by the exons ATGTATCCTAGATTGATACACCCCCATGATGGAATTGTTGGACAAGATGATCTGCAATCTGGTGTTGCTGCTGTCAATCATAAGGGTGATCCTTGTCTTGTTTTGACTGCTGATCCAAAGCCTCGTCTTCGCTGGACTCAAGACCTCCATGAGCGGTTTGTTGATGCTGTTACTCAGCTTGGAGGTCCCAGTA AAGCTACGCCAAAAGCAATCATGCGGACAATGAACGTCAAGGGTTTAACTCTATTTCATTTAAAGAGTCATCTTCAG AAATACAGACTTG GGATGACAGGTTCCTATCTTTTAGAAAGCCCTGGCACTGATAACTCATCTCCAAAGTTACCTACATCCGATACAAACGA GGGTTACGAAATCAAGGAGGCGTTAAGAGCACAGATGGAAGTGCAAAGTAAATTACATTTGCAAGTGGAG GCAGAGAAGCACTTGCAAATCCGTCAGGACGCAGAGCGAAGATACATGGCTATGCTTGAAAGAGCTTGCAAGATGCTGGCTGATCAATTTATAGGTGCTTCTGTTATAGACACAGACAACCAAAAGTTCCAAGGAATTGAAAATAAAGCACCAAGAGCTCCCTTGGTTGACCCTCTTGGCTTTTATTCCTTGCCGTCTACTGAGACAGCCGGAGTGAATGTTCCTGAAGAAGAAATTCCTCCAACCATCCCACCCCAAAGAGCCGATTGCTCAACCGAAAGTTGTTTAACATCGCACGAGAGCTCTGGAGGATTGACTCTAGAAGGATCTCCAGGTGCGGGGAAAAGAAGAATGCTAGGCATGGAGTCAATGGCGGCGCCTTTGATTTGGAGTGAAGCAAAGATGAAAGCTCAAGCCATCAATATAGGTCAAGGTAATCATCATCTTGGAATAACTAGGTATGGCATGTAA